One Aquamicrobium sp. genomic region harbors:
- a CDS encoding enoyl-CoA hydratase produces MAYETILVETRGKVGLITLNRPQALNALNSAIERDVVAALQAFEADEGVGAIVITGSEKAFAAGADIKEMSEKSYIDMYAADFFAGWDALLRIRKPIVAAVSGYALGGGCELAMMCDFIIAGDNAKFGQPEITLGVMPGMGGSQRLTRFVGKAKAMDMCLTGRMMDAAEAERSGLVSRVVPAAELIDEALKAAEKIAGFSLPAVMMIKEAVNRSYETTLTEGLRFERRVFHSMFALDDQKEGMAAFSEKRKPNFRNR; encoded by the coding sequence ATGGCCTACGAGACGATCCTTGTCGAAACCCGCGGCAAGGTCGGGCTGATCACGCTCAACCGCCCGCAGGCGCTCAACGCGCTGAACTCCGCCATCGAGCGCGACGTCGTCGCGGCGCTCCAGGCCTTCGAGGCGGACGAGGGCGTCGGCGCCATCGTCATCACCGGCTCGGAAAAGGCCTTCGCCGCCGGCGCCGACATCAAGGAGATGAGCGAAAAGTCCTATATCGACATGTATGCGGCAGATTTCTTCGCCGGATGGGACGCGCTCCTGCGCATCAGGAAGCCGATCGTCGCCGCCGTCTCCGGCTATGCGCTCGGCGGCGGCTGCGAGCTCGCCATGATGTGCGACTTCATCATCGCCGGCGACAACGCGAAGTTCGGCCAGCCCGAGATCACCCTCGGCGTCATGCCCGGCATGGGCGGCTCGCAGCGCCTGACCCGCTTCGTCGGCAAGGCCAAAGCCATGGACATGTGCCTGACGGGCCGCATGATGGACGCGGCCGAGGCCGAGCGCTCGGGCCTCGTCTCGCGGGTGGTGCCGGCGGCCGAGCTCATCGACGAGGCGCTGAAGGCGGCCGAGAAGATCGCCGGCTTCTCGCTGCCGGCGGTGATGATGATCAAGGAGGCGGTCAACCGCTCCTACGAGACGACGCTGACGGAAGGGCTGCGCTTCGAGCGGCGCGTGTTCCATTCCATGTTCGCGCTCGACGACCAGAAGGAGGGCATGGCGGCCTTCTCGGAGAAGCGGAAGCCGAATTTCCGCAACCGCTGA
- the rpsT gene encoding 30S ribosomal protein S20 produces MANTSSAKKATRKIARRTAVNKNRRSRVRTFVRKVEEALAAGDKAAAEAAFAVAQPELARAASRGVLHRNTASRKVSRLAQRVKALNA; encoded by the coding sequence ATGGCCAATACGTCTTCGGCCAAAAAGGCAACGCGCAAGATCGCCCGCCGCACCGCGGTCAACAAGAACCGTCGTTCGCGCGTGCGCACTTTCGTGCGCAAGGTCGAGGAAGCCCTGGCCGCTGGCGATAAGGCTGCGGCCGAGGCCGCCTTCGCCGTTGCCCAGCCGGAGCTGGCGCGCGCCGCCTCCAGGGGTGTGCTGCACCGCAACACGGCCTCGCGCAAGGTGTCGCGGCTGGCCCAGCGGGTGAAGGCGCTCAACGCCTGA
- the dnaA gene encoding chromosomal replication initiator protein DnaA, whose protein sequence is MQSGIAAQVGSDLRISDCQFNEGTEMLASTGSGANFERVKAQLKARLGNDVYSSWFGRMKLAEASRGLIRLSVPTAFLRQWINSHYLDLITELWKQGDPSVLKVEIVVRSAVRAAPAATDEEQPQPRKAQPRLAPSAAAAGLARGEKPAAQRAPAPEQQSSRQSVLGSPLDARYTFESFVDGASNRVAFAAARSVAESSAGALRFNPLFIHASVGLGKTHLLQAIAAETIQRRPQARVVYLTAEYFMWRFATAIRDNYALHLKEQFRDIDLLIIDDMQFLQGKSIQHEFCHLINMLLDSARQVVVAADRPPAELESLEPRVRSRLNGGVALEMGAPDFAMRLSILKQRQAAAATEDASAVNIPEEILAHIAQAVTGSGRELEGAFNQVLFRQSFEPEMSVAWVDELLGSMYRTGEPKRVRIEDIQRIVARHYNVSKTELLSNRRTRTIVKPRQVAMYLAKVMTPRSLPEIGRRFGGRDHTTVLHAVRKIEGLSGSDTTMAQELELLKRLISDQA, encoded by the coding sequence ATGCAGAGCGGCATTGCGGCGCAGGTCGGCAGCGATTTGCGGATTTCAGATTGTCAATTTAACGAGGGAACGGAAATGTTGGCATCGACCGGGTCCGGCGCGAATTTCGAACGCGTCAAGGCGCAGCTCAAGGCCCGGCTTGGAAACGATGTCTATTCGAGCTGGTTCGGCCGCATGAAGCTGGCCGAGGCCTCGCGCGGCCTCATCCGGCTTTCCGTGCCGACGGCGTTCCTGCGCCAGTGGATCAACAGCCACTATCTCGACCTCATCACTGAGCTGTGGAAGCAGGGCGACCCGTCCGTGCTGAAGGTGGAGATCGTCGTGCGCTCGGCCGTGCGCGCCGCGCCCGCCGCCACCGACGAGGAACAGCCGCAGCCGCGCAAGGCCCAGCCGCGCCTTGCCCCCTCTGCCGCCGCCGCCGGCCTCGCCCGCGGCGAGAAGCCCGCCGCGCAGCGCGCGCCGGCGCCGGAGCAGCAGTCGTCGCGCCAGTCCGTGCTCGGCTCGCCGCTCGATGCGCGCTACACCTTCGAATCCTTCGTCGACGGCGCGTCCAACCGCGTCGCCTTCGCCGCCGCGCGCTCGGTCGCCGAATCCTCGGCAGGGGCGCTGCGCTTCAACCCGCTCTTCATTCATGCCTCGGTGGGGCTCGGCAAGACGCACCTGTTGCAGGCCATCGCCGCCGAGACCATCCAGCGCCGCCCGCAGGCCCGCGTCGTCTATTTGACGGCCGAATATTTCATGTGGCGCTTCGCCACCGCCATCCGCGACAATTACGCCCTTCACCTGAAGGAGCAGTTCCGCGACATCGACCTGCTCATCATCGACGACATGCAGTTCCTGCAAGGCAAGTCGATCCAGCACGAGTTCTGCCACCTGATCAACATGCTGCTCGACAGCGCCCGGCAGGTGGTCGTGGCGGCGGACCGCCCGCCTGCGGAGCTGGAATCGCTCGAGCCGCGCGTGCGCTCGCGCCTGAACGGCGGCGTCGCGCTGGAGATGGGCGCGCCCGACTTCGCCATGCGCCTGTCGATCCTCAAGCAGCGGCAGGCCGCCGCCGCGACCGAGGACGCATCCGCCGTCAACATTCCCGAGGAAATCCTCGCCCACATCGCCCAGGCCGTGACCGGCAGCGGCCGCGAGCTCGAAGGCGCGTTCAACCAGGTGCTGTTCCGCCAGTCCTTCGAGCCGGAGATGTCCGTCGCCTGGGTCGACGAGCTTCTGGGCAGCATGTACCGCACCGGCGAGCCGAAGCGCGTGCGCATCGAGGATATCCAGCGCATCGTCGCGCGCCACTACAACGTGTCGAAGACGGAGCTCCTGTCCAACCGGCGCACCCGCACCATCGTCAAGCCGCGGCAGGTGGCGATGTATCTCGCCAAGGTGATGACGCCGCGCTCGCTGCCCGAGATCGGCCGCCGTTTCGGCGGGCGCGACCACACCACGGTCCTCCATGCCGTGCGCAAGATCGAGGGGTTGTCCGGTTCCGACACGACGATGGCGCAGGAACTGGAGCTGCTGAAGCGGCTGATCAGCGACCAAGCCTGA